Proteins from a genomic interval of Arvicola amphibius chromosome 10, mArvAmp1.2, whole genome shotgun sequence:
- the Cldn14 gene encoding claudin-14 codes for MASTAVQLLGFLLSFLGMVGTLITTILPHWRRTAHVGTNILTAVSYLKGLWMECVWHSTGIYQCQIYRSLLALPRDLQAARALMVISCLLSGMASAFAVVGMKCTRCAKGTPAKTTFAVLGGALFLLAGLLCMVAVSWTTNDVVQNFYNPLLPSGMKFEIGQALYLGFISSSLSLIGGTLLCLSCQDEAPYRPYQAQPRVGATTTATAPAYHPPAAYKDNRAPSVTSASHSGYRLNDYV; via the coding sequence ATGGCCAGCACAGCCGTCCAGCTTCTGGGCTTCCTGCTTAGCTTCCTGGGAATGGTGGGAACGCTCATCACCACCATCTTGCCGCACTGGCGGAGGACGGCCCACGTGGGCACCAACATCCTGACTGCCGTGTCCTACCTGAAGGGGCTGTGGATGGAGTGTGTGTGGCACAGCACGGGCATCTACCAGTGCCAGATCTACCGGTCGCTGCTGGCGCTGCCCCGGGACCTGCAGGCGGCACGGGCGCTCATGGTCATCTCCTGCCTGCTGTCGGGCATGGCCTCCGCCTTTGCTGTGGTGGGCATGAAGTGCACTCGTTGTGCCAAGGGCACGCCTGCCAAGACCACCTTCGCGGTGCTGGGGGGCGCGCTCTTCCTGCTGGCTGGCCTGCTGTGCATGGTGGCCGTGTCCTGGACCACGAACGACGTGGTGCAGAATTTCTACAACCCGCTGCTGCCCAGCGGCATGAAGTTCGAGATCGGCCAGGCCCTGTACCTGGGTTTCATCTCCTCGTCTTTGTCCCTCATTGGGGGCACGCTGCTCTGTTTGTCCTGCCAGGATGAGGCCCCCTACAGGCCCTACCAGGCCCAACCCAGAGTTGGggccaccaccacagccaccgCCCCTGCCTACCACCCACCAGCAGCCTACAAGGACAACCGTGCCCCCTCAGTGACCTCAGCCTCGCACAGTGGGTACAGGTTGAATGACTACGTGTGA
- the Chaf1b gene encoding chromatin assembly factor 1 subunit B codes for MKVITCEIAWHNKEPVYSLDFQHAAACRIHRLASAGVDTAVRVWKVEKGPDGKAIVEFLSNLARHTKAVNVVRFSPTGEILASGGDDAVILLWKMNDSKEPEPSAFQEEDEAQLNKENWTVVKTLRGHLEDVYDICWATDGNLMASASVDNTVIIWDVNKGQKISIFNEHKSYVQGVTWDPLGQYIATLSCDRVLRVYSTQKKRVAFNISKMLGPEGEARSFRMFHDDSMKSFFRRLSFTPDGSLLLTPAGCMESGENVTNTTYVFSRKHLKRPIAHLPCPGKATLAVRCCPVYFELRPAAETEEPSPELVSLPYRMVFAVASEDSVLLYDTQQPFPFGYVTNIHYHTLSDISWSSDGTFLAISSTDGYCSFVTFEKGELGVPLKEKPVLSVRTPDTAKKTKSQTHQGSPPGSRSAEGTPTDRVQDASSPCTTPSPTLQSPVPSAFKDSPSAPAVGAPPAGATPAGKSSLPRPSEEKTLQPAGQNTKAPQPRRVTLNTLQSWGKTTPRRINLTPLKADAAPNPLPTGGTATSSTEEMASEMPEEPQEEPPQLKRLKLQEHEEGAETLGTDEASKSA; via the exons ATGAAAGTGATCACGTGTGAAATCGCCTGGCACAACAAGGAGCCAGTGTACAGCCTGGACTTCCAGCATGCGGCAGCCTGCAGGATCCACAGATTGGCGTCCGCGGGAGTGGACACCGCCGTCAGG GTCTGGAAGGTGGAGAAGGGGCCAGATGGGAAAGCCATTGTGGAATTTCTCTCCAATCTCGCTCGGCACACCAAAGCTGTCAATGTTGTACGGTTTTCACCGACTGGGGAGATCTTAGCATCCGGAGGCGATG ATGCCGTCATTCTGTTGTGGAAGATGAATGATAGCAAGGAGCCAGAGCCGAGTGCCTTTCAGGAGGAGGACGAGGCTCAGCTGAATAAGGAGAACTGGACCGTGGTAAAAACCCTGAG GGGCCACTTAGAAGATGTGTATGATATTTGCTGGGCCACTGATGGGAATTTGATGGCCTCCGCCTCTGTGGATAACACGGTTATCATATGGGATGTCAACAAAG GGCAGAAGATTTCCATTTTCAACGAACATAAAAGTTACGTACAAGGAGTTACCTGGGACCCTTTGGGTCAATATATTGCGACCCTGAGTTGCGACAG GGTGCTGCGGGTCTATAGCACTCAGAAGAAGCGTGTGGCTTTCAACATTTCAAAGATGCTGGGACCCGAAGGAGAG GCACGGAGTTTCCGGATGTTTCATGATGACAGCATGAAGTCATTCTTCCGCAGACTCAGTTTCACTCCAGACGGGTCTTTGCTTCTCACTCCAG CCGGATGTATGGAATCTGGTGAGAATGTGACAAACACAACCTACGTGTTCTCCAGGAAACATCTGAAAAG GCCAATCGCCCACCTTCCATGCCCTGGGAAGGCGACTCTCGCTGTCCGCTGCTGTCCAGTCTACTTCGAACTGAGGCCGGCAGCGGAAACAG AGGAGCCCAGCCCCGAGCTGGTGAGCCTGCCCTACCGTATGGTGTTTGCTGTGGCCTCCGAGGACTCCGTACTGCTGTATGACACGCAGCAGCCTTTCCCATTTGGCTACGTGACGAACATCCATTACCATACCCTGAGTGACATTTCCTG GTCCAGTGATGGGACCTTCCTGGCCATTTCCTCCACGGACGGTTATTGCTCGTTCGTGACCTTTGAGAAGGGTGAACTTGGCGTCCCtttgaaagagaagccagtgttgAGTGTAAGAACTCCTGATacagccaagaaaaccaagagcCAGACACACCAGGGATCTCCACCAGGGTCCAGATCGGCCGAAGGAACCCCCACCGACAGAGTCCAAGATGCCAGCAGTCCCTGCACCACCCCCTCACCTACCCTGCAGTCTCCAGTTCCCTCTGCCTTCAAGGACAGTCCCTCGGCCCCTGCTGTGGGAGCCCCTCCTGCTGGAGCCACTCCTGCGGGCAAAAGCTCCTTGCCACGGCCTTCTGAGGAGAAAACCCTGCAGCCTGCTGGTCAGAACACAAAAGCTCCCCAACCCCGGAGGGTCACCCTGAACACACTGCAGTCGTGGGGCAAGACAACTCCCCG GCGGATAAACCTAACACCGTTAAAGGCAGACGCTGCGCCAAATCCACTACCCACCGGCGGAACTGCCACCTCCTCCACGGAAGAGATGGCGTCAG AGATGCCTGAAGAGCCCCAGGAGGAGCCTCCCCAACTAAAGAGGCTCAAACTTCAGGAACATGAAGAAGGTGCTGAAACCCTAGGTACGGATGAGGCGTCCAAGTCTGCTTGA